From a region of the Deinococcus metallilatus genome:
- a CDS encoding Phenylacetic acid catabolic protein gives MTQQHDFTPRRTLAPLTEAEVRERLGHGRMIENINQMDQTYLDGIKRILTVSADTELISAPAYYRAAQDAPSTNAYLSALSIIQDEMAHAHIAYRMLEDLGVDKQKLVYERRPEEFKYPYAFDVPLESWVELAVANALYDRAGYTLLSDVFEHTTYGPWHRALVKVDKEEQFHLRHGENWMKRIAKEEGGLAKLQRAVDWMFPLTVEWFGLPDSHKRHNIQIDYGFKGYTNDELRQRWMSTAVPFLKSLDLDVPAYWDDAQQKYVLTFPFPSEFDAENKRWVFEGKPISWDRVMTRWKARGPSNSQYVTEIQRGYKELYGRQDEQIGERRWADIIN, from the coding sequence ATGACGCAGCAACACGACTTCACGCCCCGCCGCACCCTCGCACCCCTGACTGAAGCGGAGGTCCGCGAGCGGCTCGGGCACGGCCGGATGATCGAGAACATCAACCAGATGGACCAGACCTATCTGGACGGCATCAAGCGCATCCTGACCGTCAGCGCCGACACCGAACTCATCAGCGCCCCGGCCTACTACCGCGCCGCGCAGGACGCCCCCAGCACCAACGCCTACCTCTCGGCCCTCAGCATCATTCAGGACGAGATGGCGCACGCGCACATCGCCTACCGGATGCTGGAGGACCTGGGCGTGGACAAGCAGAAGCTCGTCTACGAGCGCCGCCCCGAGGAGTTCAAGTATCCCTACGCCTTCGACGTGCCGCTGGAGAGCTGGGTGGAGCTGGCCGTGGCGAACGCGCTGTATGACCGCGCCGGGTACACGCTGCTGAGTGACGTCTTCGAGCACACCACCTACGGCCCCTGGCACCGCGCGCTCGTGAAGGTGGACAAGGAAGAGCAGTTCCACCTGCGCCACGGCGAGAACTGGATGAAGCGCATCGCGAAGGAGGAAGGCGGCCTCGCCAAGCTCCAGCGCGCAGTGGACTGGATGTTCCCGCTGACGGTGGAATGGTTCGGCCTGCCCGACAGCCACAAGCGCCACAACATCCAGATCGACTACGGCTTCAAGGGCTACACCAATGACGAACTGCGTCAACGCTGGATGAGTACCGCCGTGCCCTTCCTCAAGAGCCTGGACCTCGACGTGCCCGCCTACTGGGACGACGCGCAGCAGAAGTACGTGCTGACCTTCCCCTTCCCCAGCGAGTTCGACGCCGAGAACAAGCGCTGGGTCTTCGAGGGCAAGCCCATCTCCTGGGACCGCGTGATGACCCGCTGGAAGGCCCGTGGCCCCAGCAACAGCCAGTACGTCACCGAGATTCAGCGCGGCTACAAGGAACTGTATGGCCGCCAGGACGAGCAGATCGGCGAGCGCCGCTGGGCCGACATCATCAACTGA
- a CDS encoding MBL fold metallo-hydrolase: MTSPPGPATFPTVTRVLDTLHVLEVPIPFPMRTVTVLVDTAGPVTLIDAGLDTPEARAGLEAGLAHLGLRLPDVERVILTHHHPDHLGIAGELEEGGAPVYLLDTEIEHGGRYWQDWENWRPRLLDQMQEHGLPRELREPQDTFHRRIRRMLRPARQWTPLHEGQSVPLAGRAWEVLWLPGHADGHLGLWNAEESLLIAGDAILPRITPNIGLYAYSRPDPLGDYFGTLDRLEVLAPRRAVVGHHGPLLEGVAERARSLRDHHHERLEFLLGVARETPGSAYTLSRRMFTRELNEANLRFALAETLAHLEYLRLRGQLQRRREDGVWLYHA; the protein is encoded by the coding sequence ATGACGTCCCCGCCCGGCCCGGCCACGTTCCCGACCGTCACCCGTGTGCTGGACACCCTGCACGTGCTGGAAGTGCCCATTCCCTTTCCCATGCGGACCGTGACCGTGCTGGTGGACACCGCTGGGCCAGTCACCCTGATCGACGCGGGCCTGGACACGCCGGAAGCGCGGGCGGGGCTGGAAGCGGGCCTGGCGCACCTCGGCCTGCGCCTCCCGGACGTGGAGCGCGTGATCCTGACGCACCACCACCCGGACCACCTGGGCATCGCCGGGGAGCTGGAAGAGGGCGGAGCGCCGGTCTACCTGCTGGACACCGAGATCGAGCACGGGGGCCGCTACTGGCAGGACTGGGAGAACTGGCGGCCCCGACTGCTCGATCAGATGCAGGAACACGGCCTGCCCCGCGAACTGCGGGAGCCACAGGACACCTTCCACCGCCGCATTCGCCGCATGCTGCGCCCCGCCCGGCAGTGGACGCCGCTGCACGAGGGGCAGAGCGTGCCGCTCGCGGGCCGGGCTTGGGAGGTGCTGTGGCTGCCCGGTCACGCCGACGGGCACCTGGGCCTCTGGAACGCTGAAGAGAGCCTGCTGATCGCGGGGGACGCCATCCTGCCGCGGATCACGCCCAACATCGGCCTGTATGCCTACAGCCGTCCCGATCCGCTGGGGGATTATTTCGGCACGCTGGACCGGCTGGAGGTGCTGGCTCCCCGCCGCGCGGTCGTCGGGCATCACGGCCCGCTGCTGGAGGGCGTGGCCGAACGCGCGCGGAGCCTGCGGGACCATCATCATGAACGGCTGGAGTTCCTGCTCGGGGTCGCCCGCGAGACGCCGGGCAGTGCCTACACCCTTTCCAGACGCATGTTCACCCGTGAGCTGAACGAGGCCAACTTGCGCTTTGCTCTCGCTGAAACGCTCGCGCACCTCGAATACCTGCGGCTGAGGGGGCAACTCCAGCGCCGCCGGGAGGACGGGGTGTGGCTGTATCACGCCTGA
- a CDS encoding TetR/AcrR family transcriptional regulator: MARNPEATISDLLEAAAQLFVSRAYDDIKLTDVARASGVTKGAIYHHFDSKEDVFLSMMDRKLRAFREDLRPALSYGTTTRDRLYRLTYLYLSKPLLEQRVIQLVRRDSQRFHGEARRKLIHTYQEALPNQIEEILTAGMEAGEIVLGDAQLLARVFVAHVEVYLSDYARQRFEGPEEMARHITDQFLNGVATPGHRSTPVPSSQGGTA; encoded by the coding sequence ATGGCCCGTAATCCCGAAGCCACCATCAGCGACCTGCTCGAAGCTGCCGCGCAACTGTTCGTGTCGCGCGCCTACGACGACATCAAGCTCACCGACGTCGCCCGGGCCTCCGGCGTGACCAAGGGAGCCATCTACCACCATTTCGACAGCAAGGAAGACGTCTTCCTCTCGATGATGGACCGCAAGCTGCGCGCTTTCCGCGAGGACCTGCGCCCCGCGTTGAGTTACGGCACCACCACCCGTGACCGCCTGTACCGCCTGACGTACCTCTACCTCAGCAAACCGCTGCTCGAACAGCGCGTGATCCAGCTCGTGCGCCGCGACAGCCAGCGGTTTCACGGCGAGGCCCGCCGCAAGCTGATTCACACCTACCAGGAAGCGCTGCCCAACCAGATCGAGGAAATCCTGACCGCCGGGATGGAGGCGGGCGAGATCGTCCTGGGCGACGCGCAACTCCTCGCCCGCGTGTTCGTCGCGCACGTCGAGGTGTACCTCAGTGACTACGCCCGCCAGCGTTTCGAGGGACCGGAAGAGATGGCCCGCCACATCACCGACCAGTTCCTGAACGGTGTCGCCACACCCGGCCACCGCTCCACTCCCGTTCCCAGTTCCCAAGGAGGCACCGCATGA
- a CDS encoding aldehyde dehydrogenase family protein — translation MTQTASVETTPMIIGGQPTLSSTGRTYEVRNPANGQVVGAVPQATVEDANRAVEAAQAAFRGWAETSPDDRAELLFKGIALLKANEKEIVRLLSQEQGKPVFEAKGEVHHLIHGLTFYAGLSSKIRGAEVPLPPAMGKYSYGVLFRRPVGVAVGITPWNFPLTLMGTKVGPALIAGCPIIIKPAQTTPLATLRVVELLNEAGLPPGVLQCVTGSGSELGEPLITHPAVRRVALTGSSNTGRRVMELAGRDFKRVTLELGGSDPMIVCPDANLKAAINGAMVGRFWNAGQQCLAVKRLYVFEEVYEEFLSGLIDKVSRYELGDPSTPAEKPKVRMGPMHAEFQRREIEEQLADAVAKGAKVVLGGKRPEGLDQGFYFQPTIVTDVPEDSRLVTEEVFGPVLPVFRVKTLDEAIQKANNSPWGLGSSIWTNNMIWANKAVREIEAGVTWINMIHYGYDELPFGGVKASGLGREHGPEAVDYYLEDKGAVFGGLEG, via the coding sequence ATGACCCAGACTGCCAGCGTTGAAACCACCCCGATGATCATCGGCGGCCAGCCCACCCTCAGCAGCACGGGCCGCACCTACGAGGTCCGCAACCCCGCCAACGGTCAGGTCGTGGGTGCCGTGCCCCAGGCCACCGTCGAGGACGCGAACCGGGCCGTCGAGGCCGCGCAGGCTGCCTTCCGCGGCTGGGCCGAAACCAGCCCGGACGACCGCGCCGAACTGCTCTTCAAGGGCATCGCGCTGCTCAAGGCCAACGAGAAGGAGATCGTCCGCCTGCTGAGTCAGGAACAGGGCAAGCCGGTCTTCGAGGCCAAGGGCGAGGTCCACCACCTCATCCACGGCCTGACCTTCTACGCGGGCCTGTCCAGCAAGATTCGCGGGGCCGAGGTGCCGCTGCCGCCCGCGATGGGCAAGTATTCCTACGGCGTCCTCTTCCGCCGCCCGGTCGGCGTGGCGGTGGGCATCACCCCCTGGAACTTCCCCCTCACGCTGATGGGCACCAAGGTCGGCCCGGCCCTGATCGCGGGCTGCCCGATCATCATCAAGCCCGCGCAGACCACGCCCCTCGCCACCCTGCGCGTCGTGGAGCTGCTGAACGAGGCGGGGCTGCCGCCGGGCGTGCTGCAATGCGTGACTGGCTCCGGCTCGGAACTGGGTGAACCGCTCATCACCCATCCCGCCGTGCGCCGCGTGGCCCTCACCGGCAGCAGCAACACCGGGCGGCGCGTGATGGAACTGGCGGGCCGCGACTTCAAGCGCGTCACACTGGAACTGGGCGGCTCCGACCCGATGATCGTCTGCCCCGACGCCAACCTCAAGGCCGCGATCAACGGCGCGATGGTGGGCCGCTTCTGGAACGCCGGGCAGCAGTGCCTCGCCGTCAAGCGCCTCTACGTGTTCGAGGAAGTCTACGAGGAGTTCCTGTCCGGCCTGATCGACAAGGTAAGCCGCTATGAACTGGGCGACCCTTCCACCCCCGCCGAGAAGCCGAAGGTCCGCATGGGGCCGATGCACGCCGAGTTCCAGCGCCGCGAGATCGAGGAGCAACTGGCCGACGCCGTGGCGAAGGGCGCGAAGGTGGTCCTGGGCGGCAAGCGCCCGGAAGGACTGGACCAGGGCTTCTACTTCCAGCCGACCATTGTGACGGATGTGCCGGAAGACAGCCGCCTCGTGACCGAGGAAGTCTTCGGCCCGGTGCTGCCGGTGTTCCGCGTGAAGACGTTGGACGAGGCGATCCAGAAGGCGAACAACTCGCCCTGGGGCCTGGGCAGCTCCATCTGGACCAACAACATGATCTGGGCGAACAAGGCCGTCCGCGAGATCGAGGCGGGCGTGACCTGGATCAACATGATCCACTACGGCTACGACGAGTTGCCCTTCGGCGGCGTGAAGGCGTCGGGCCTGGGCCGCGAGCATGGGCCGGAAGCGGTGGACTACTACCTCGAAGACAAGGGTGCCGTCTTCGGCGGGCTGGAGGGCTGA
- a CDS encoding Phenylacetic acid catabolic protein, giving the protein MTQTETKAAKYATLNDLPQDLRAELFAFLLALTDTKQRLGFQISHWVTGTPALEGAVGAAALAQDELGHARSLYALLRTFPEAPESLNEENDLRSTRVRVHPDALDNRWDTWLKLVAMSVTLDAALQEVFRAARDFSFAPLASLAVKINQEEKFHRVFGDTWLARLAALDDTTREHLQKELNWAYPIAEAWLGNEVESNLVREGILGESLSDIRPRWRRELEDKVQQSGLTVPAERTDWSHWDAERREVLIPV; this is encoded by the coding sequence ATGACCCAGACCGAGACGAAGGCCGCCAAGTACGCCACCCTGAACGACCTGCCACAAGACCTGCGCGCCGAGCTGTTCGCCTTCCTGCTGGCCCTCACCGATACCAAGCAGCGGCTGGGCTTCCAGATTTCCCATTGGGTCACCGGCACGCCCGCGCTGGAAGGGGCCGTGGGCGCGGCGGCGCTGGCACAGGACGAGCTGGGCCACGCCCGCAGCCTCTACGCCCTGCTGCGGACCTTCCCTGAGGCGCCCGAGTCGCTGAACGAGGAAAACGACCTGCGTTCCACCCGCGTCCGGGTGCATCCCGACGCCCTCGACAACCGCTGGGACACCTGGCTGAAGCTGGTTGCGATGAGCGTGACGCTGGACGCCGCTCTTCAGGAAGTGTTCCGCGCCGCGCGCGACTTCTCCTTCGCGCCTCTGGCCTCGCTGGCGGTCAAGATCAACCAGGAAGAGAAGTTCCACCGCGTCTTCGGGGACACCTGGCTGGCCCGCCTGGCTGCCCTGGACGACACGACGCGGGAGCATCTCCAGAAAGAACTGAACTGGGCCTACCCCATCGCGGAGGCGTGGCTGGGGAACGAGGTTGAGAGCAACCTGGTGCGCGAGGGCATCCTGGGCGAGAGCCTGAGCGACATTCGCCCCCGCTGGCGGCGCGAGCTGGAGGACAAGGTGCAGCAGTCCGGCCTGACCGTCCCTGCGGAACGCACGGACTGGAGCCACTGGGACGCCGAGCGCCGCGAAGTGCTGATTCCGGTATGA
- a CDS encoding benzoate-CoA ligase family protein produces MTDMQGTPSEPLAPPRHPPQATPNMTPGAGTSYNASEVLYHNLDAGRGAKVAVQCEDRSLTYAELAELASRFGNALLGLGLKPGDRVLMLMHDGPAFPATFFGALRAGLVPIPVNTILPPDNYAYFLNDSGARAAVVSASLHPVLASVCANCPGLEYVLVIDGMLPEGTHSLEALAAAAPATLDPAPTGPDDIAFWLYSSGSTGFPKGVVHTHKDIRCTTRNYAEGVLGIQEGDVCFTASKTFHAYGLGNGLTFPFSVGASTVYLPGRPTPAAVYAAIERFRPTLFFASPTLYTMMLADPEPHDFSSVRLCASAAEALPPEIYRRWKDRFGVDILDGIGSTEMLHIFLSNRPGMIRPGSSGLPVPGYEARIEDFDGREVPRGESGNLLIRGGSAAREYWNQPEKTAKTMRGEWMFTGDRYHQDEDGFFWYEGRSDDMFKVSGQWVSPIEVENTLLEHPAVLECAVVIGTDGDGLQRTQAFVTLQEGYAACEELSQALQSHVKGRLAPYKYPRKIHFVDELPKTSTGKIQRFRLRDAG; encoded by the coding sequence ATGACCGACATGCAGGGCACCCCGTCCGAACCCCTCGCTCCGCCCCGGCACCCGCCGCAGGCCACTCCGAACATGACGCCGGGCGCCGGGACCAGCTACAACGCCAGCGAGGTCCTCTACCACAATCTGGACGCCGGGCGCGGCGCGAAGGTTGCCGTGCAGTGCGAGGACCGGAGCCTCACCTACGCCGAACTGGCCGAACTGGCCAGCCGCTTCGGAAACGCGCTGCTGGGCCTCGGCCTGAAGCCGGGGGACCGGGTGCTGATGCTGATGCACGACGGCCCCGCGTTCCCGGCCACGTTCTTCGGGGCGCTGCGGGCGGGCCTGGTGCCGATTCCGGTGAACACCATCCTGCCCCCCGACAACTACGCCTATTTCCTGAATGACAGCGGCGCGCGGGCGGCGGTGGTCAGCGCATCCCTTCACCCCGTCCTGGCGAGCGTGTGCGCGAACTGTCCGGGATTGGAGTATGTCCTCGTGATTGACGGGATGTTGCCGGAGGGGACCCACAGCCTGGAGGCCCTGGCTGCTGCCGCCCCGGCCACCCTGGACCCCGCACCCACCGGCCCCGACGACATAGCCTTCTGGCTGTATTCCAGCGGCAGCACCGGCTTCCCCAAGGGCGTGGTCCACACCCACAAGGACATCCGCTGCACCACCCGCAACTACGCGGAGGGCGTGCTGGGCATCCAGGAGGGGGACGTGTGCTTCACGGCCTCCAAGACCTTCCATGCCTACGGGCTGGGGAACGGTCTGACCTTCCCCTTCAGTGTGGGGGCGAGCACGGTGTACCTGCCGGGAAGGCCTACACCGGCCGCTGTCTACGCCGCCATCGAACGCTTCCGGCCCACGCTGTTCTTTGCCTCCCCGACGCTCTATACGATGATGCTGGCAGACCCGGAGCCGCACGACTTCAGCAGCGTGCGGCTGTGCGCCTCCGCCGCCGAGGCGCTGCCGCCGGAAATCTACCGCCGCTGGAAGGACCGCTTCGGGGTGGATATCCTCGACGGCATCGGCTCCACCGAGATGCTGCACATCTTCCTGAGCAACCGCCCCGGAATGATCCGCCCCGGCTCCAGCGGCCTGCCCGTGCCCGGCTACGAGGCGCGCATCGAGGACTTCGACGGGCGGGAGGTGCCGCGCGGCGAGTCCGGCAACCTGCTGATCCGCGGCGGCAGCGCGGCCCGCGAGTACTGGAACCAGCCCGAAAAGACCGCCAAGACCATGCGCGGCGAGTGGATGTTTACCGGGGACCGCTATCACCAGGACGAGGACGGCTTCTTCTGGTACGAGGGCCGCAGCGACGACATGTTCAAGGTGAGCGGCCAGTGGGTGTCGCCTATCGAGGTGGAAAACACGCTGCTCGAACACCCGGCCGTGCTGGAATGCGCCGTGGTGATCGGCACGGACGGGGATGGCCTGCAACGCACCCAGGCCTTCGTGACCCTTCAGGAAGGCTACGCGGCCTGCGAGGAACTGTCCCAGGCGCTCCAGAGCCATGTCAAAGGCCGCCTCGCTCCCTACAAGTATCCCCGTAAGATTCATTTCGTGGACGAACTGCCCAAGACCAGCACCGGCAAGATTCAACGCTTCCGCCTGAGGGACGCCGGATGA
- a CDS encoding enoyl-CoA hydratase/isomerase family protein: protein MSDSATQDRNTEKKYETLLFELDEQGIALVTMNRPDELNSVNMQMRLDFTALMDEIFFNNDIKVVIFTGAGRGFSGGGDMSHFEHDWVTPEFRANSRRLTKFFDDLEAVEKPIIVAINGMCTGAGFELALAADIRIASDQARIGFRENFISLIPGVGGTTRLVREIGPARAKEMIWTGSMYPAEEVYQMGFLNKVVPHEELLPAAREYAQQLLKRAPQSLGLAKKLINNIPNMDQTAAIAVEGLAQSILLKTQDHKEGVQAFREKRRPQFKGK, encoded by the coding sequence ATGAGTGACAGTGCCACACAGGACCGGAACACCGAGAAGAAGTACGAGACGCTGCTGTTCGAACTCGACGAGCAGGGCATCGCCCTGGTCACGATGAACCGCCCGGACGAGCTGAACTCGGTGAACATGCAGATGCGCCTGGACTTCACGGCGCTGATGGATGAAATCTTCTTCAACAACGACATCAAAGTCGTGATCTTCACCGGGGCCGGACGGGGCTTTTCCGGTGGCGGGGACATGTCCCACTTCGAACACGACTGGGTCACGCCCGAGTTCCGCGCCAACAGCCGCCGCCTGACCAAGTTCTTCGACGACCTGGAAGCCGTGGAAAAGCCCATCATCGTGGCGATCAACGGCATGTGTACCGGCGCGGGCTTCGAGCTGGCGCTGGCCGCCGACATCCGCATCGCTTCCGATCAGGCCAGGATCGGCTTCCGCGAGAACTTCATCTCGCTGATCCCCGGCGTGGGCGGCACGACGCGCCTGGTCCGCGAGATCGGCCCGGCCCGCGCCAAGGAGATGATCTGGACGGGCAGCATGTACCCCGCCGAGGAGGTCTACCAGATGGGCTTCCTGAACAAGGTGGTGCCCCACGAGGAACTCCTCCCCGCCGCCCGCGAGTACGCGCAGCAGCTTCTCAAGCGCGCGCCGCAGTCCCTCGGATTGGCGAAGAAGCTGATCAACAACATCCCCAACATGGACCAGACGGCGGCCATCGCCGTGGAGGGCCTGGCGCAGAGCATCCTGCTCAAGACGCAGGACCACAAGGAAGGCGTGCAGGCCTTCCGCGAGAAGCGCCGCCCGCAGTTCAAGGGGAAGTGA
- a CDS encoding enoyl-CoA hydratase/isomerase family protein has translation MPVTFTQEGKLGFITLDNPPANSYDINFMRELDRAIDEADASDANVIVLRSGSEKFFSAGADIKTFAASTTAQSMDMIRTAHAALEKMAASDKLFIAAINGHALGGGLEMALAADLRLAKEGKYLLGLPEVTLGVLPGNGGTQRLPRLIGVSKALEMMVNGERVSPEEALRLGLVNKLLPAENFDQSVRDYAQKLADGPTLAIGAIKRAVYDGFTRPLHDGLALERELIEPLYDTTDAKEGFAAFGEKRQPVYQGK, from the coding sequence ATGCCAGTCACGTTCACCCAGGAGGGCAAGCTCGGCTTCATCACCCTCGACAACCCGCCCGCCAACTCCTACGACATCAACTTCATGCGGGAACTGGACCGCGCGATTGACGAGGCGGACGCTTCCGACGCCAACGTCATCGTCCTGCGGAGCGGATCGGAGAAGTTCTTCTCGGCGGGCGCGGACATCAAGACCTTCGCGGCCAGCACCACCGCGCAGAGCATGGACATGATCCGCACGGCGCACGCGGCGCTGGAGAAGATGGCCGCCAGCGACAAGCTCTTCATCGCCGCAATCAACGGGCATGCCCTCGGCGGCGGTCTGGAGATGGCGCTGGCCGCCGACCTGCGCCTCGCCAAGGAAGGCAAGTACCTGCTGGGCCTGCCGGAAGTCACGCTGGGCGTGTTGCCGGGCAACGGCGGCACCCAGCGCCTCCCCCGCCTGATTGGCGTCAGCAAGGCGCTGGAAATGATGGTGAACGGCGAGCGCGTCAGCCCGGAGGAAGCGCTGCGCCTGGGACTGGTCAACAAGCTGCTCCCCGCCGAGAACTTCGACCAGAGCGTCCGGGACTACGCGCAGAAGCTCGCGGACGGGCCGACGCTCGCTATCGGGGCGATCAAGCGGGCCGTGTACGACGGCTTCACCCGGCCCCTGCATGACGGCCTGGCCCTTGAACGTGAACTGATCGAACCGCTGTACGACACCACCGACGCCAAGGAAGGCTTCGCCGCCTTCGGTGAAAAGCGCCAGCCCGTCTACCAGGGCAAGTGA
- a CDS encoding hotdog fold thioesterase, whose translation MTGEAAVKESIWFAPFTPEDVNDHHANTLAERLGIVATEVGPDYIVAQMPIDARTVQPYRMMHGGASAALAETLGSVGAMRTLNPQTHRCVGTELNISHLRPIAEGGVATGRAEPVHLGRRTQVWAIHVYDERGKQTSEARLTVFVLEQDARA comes from the coding sequence ATGACGGGCGAGGCGGCGGTGAAGGAGAGCATCTGGTTCGCGCCCTTCACCCCCGAGGACGTGAACGACCACCACGCGAACACGCTGGCCGAACGGCTGGGCATCGTCGCGACGGAGGTCGGCCCGGATTACATCGTCGCCCAGATGCCCATCGACGCGCGCACGGTGCAGCCCTACCGCATGATGCACGGCGGGGCGTCGGCGGCGCTGGCCGAGACGCTGGGGAGCGTGGGCGCGATGAGGACACTGAACCCGCAAACGCACCGCTGCGTGGGCACTGAGCTGAACATCTCGCACCTGCGGCCCATCGCGGAAGGGGGCGTCGCCACGGGCCGCGCCGAGCCGGTCCACCTCGGCCGCCGCACCCAGGTCTGGGCCATCCACGTCTACGACGAGCGGGGCAAGCAGACTTCCGAGGCCCGCCTGACCGTCTTCGTGCTGGAACAGGACGCGCGGGCGTGA
- a CDS encoding gamma carbonic anhydrase family protein, with protein MVLLIPFGGHSPRVGRDVFLAPTAVLIGNVTVEEGASVWFGAVLRGDFGAITIGAGSSVQDNVVVHTGADCPTLIGRNVTIGHNATVEGCAIGDGALIGVGAVVLPYAVIGAGSLVAANSVVLERTEIPEGVLVTGAPAKVKGPLQGRARDWTGFAARDYHAMQARYRAEGVDRFAEQPADAHS; from the coding sequence GTGGTGCTCCTCATCCCCTTCGGCGGGCACTCGCCCCGCGTCGGCCGGGATGTGTTCCTGGCCCCCACCGCTGTATTGATCGGCAACGTGACGGTGGAGGAGGGCGCGAGCGTCTGGTTCGGCGCGGTGCTGCGCGGCGACTTCGGCGCCATCACCATCGGGGCGGGCAGCAGCGTGCAGGACAACGTGGTCGTCCATACCGGCGCAGATTGCCCCACGCTCATCGGGCGGAACGTGACCATCGGGCACAACGCCACCGTGGAGGGCTGCGCCATCGGGGATGGGGCGCTGATCGGCGTGGGGGCCGTGGTTCTTCCCTACGCCGTGATCGGCGCGGGGTCCCTGGTGGCCGCGAACAGCGTCGTCCTTGAACGCACCGAGATTCCCGAGGGCGTGCTGGTGACGGGTGCGCCCGCCAAAGTGAAAGGCCCCCTGCAAGGCCGCGCCCGCGACTGGACCGGCTTCGCCGCCCGTGACTACCACGCGATGCAGGCCCGCTACCGCGCCGAGGGCGTGGACCGCTTCGCGGAGCAGCCCGCAGACGCCCATTCCTGA
- a CDS encoding enoyl-CoA hydratase/isomerase family protein, translating to MSGEPVILRENRGPVRLLTLNRPQVRNALSLSLMHDLLAALNEARLDSAVRAVVLTGAGSAFCAGLDMDELRGMAGRTSEQHRADSEVFRSLLEALYLFPKPVVAAVQGHAVAGGAGLAAVCDLTVMADSAKMGFTEARIGFVAALVTAFIVRLVGEKHARDLLLSARLLSADEARQMGLVNEVAPAADVLERALTRAQEMTRSAPGSVAMTKGMIAAAPGMGLGEGLRYAADLNALARSGAELREGVAAFLEKRDPAWIVALEESS from the coding sequence GTGAGCGGCGAGCCGGTCATCCTCCGCGAGAACCGGGGGCCAGTGCGCCTCCTCACCCTCAACCGTCCCCAGGTCCGCAACGCGCTGAGCCTTTCTCTGATGCACGATCTGCTGGCTGCACTGAATGAGGCGCGCCTGGACAGTGCGGTCCGGGCGGTGGTGCTGACCGGCGCCGGGTCCGCCTTTTGTGCCGGGCTGGATATGGACGAACTGCGCGGCATGGCAGGGCGCACCAGCGAGCAGCACCGCGCCGACTCGGAGGTCTTCCGGTCGCTGCTGGAAGCCCTCTACCTGTTCCCGAAACCCGTGGTGGCGGCCGTGCAGGGCCACGCGGTCGCCGGGGGGGCGGGCCTGGCCGCCGTCTGCGACCTCACGGTAATGGCCGACAGCGCGAAGATGGGCTTCACGGAAGCGCGGATCGGCTTCGTCGCGGCGCTCGTAACCGCCTTCATCGTGCGGCTGGTGGGGGAGAAGCACGCGCGTGACCTGCTGCTCAGCGCCCGCCTGCTCTCTGCGGACGAGGCACGGCAGATGGGCCTGGTCAACGAGGTCGCGCCTGCTGCGGACGTGCTGGAACGCGCTCTGACGCGGGCACAGGAAATGACCCGCAGCGCCCCCGGCAGCGTCGCCATGACCAAGGGCATGATCGCCGCCGCGCCTGGCATGGGCCTGGGGGAAGGGCTGCGTTACGCGGCGGACCTCAACGCGCTGGCCCGCTCCGGGGCGGAACTGCGAGAGGGCGTGGCGGCCTTTCTGGAGAAACGGGACCCGGCGTGGATTGTGGCGCTGGAGGAATCCTCTTGA
- a CDS encoding metal-sulfur cluster assembly factor: MDLTGTTALPIAMPPAKKGNGRTLDDLTVQATPTEKRLWHALTEVTDPEYPISVVDMGLIYGVREQGGAVNVDLTFTSMGCPCMEYIISDIRERLLQEPDVQSVELNVVWTPAWTRQRLTDAGRAQLAQWGVGTGEAS, from the coding sequence ATGGACCTGACCGGAACCACCGCCCTCCCCATCGCCATGCCGCCCGCGAAGAAGGGCAACGGGCGCACCCTGGACGACCTGACCGTGCAGGCCACCCCGACCGAGAAGCGGCTGTGGCACGCGCTGACCGAGGTGACCGACCCCGAGTACCCCATCAGCGTGGTGGACATGGGCCTGATCTACGGCGTGCGGGAGCAGGGCGGCGCGGTGAACGTGGACCTCACCTTCACCAGCATGGGCTGCCCGTGCATGGAGTACATCATCAGCGACATCCGCGAGCGGCTCTTGCAGGAGCCGGACGTGCAGAGCGTGGAATTGAACGTGGTCTGGACGCCCGCGTGGACGCGCCAGCGCCTGACGGATGCCGGACGCGCGCAGCTCGCGCAGTGGGGCGTGGGAACAGGAGAGGCGTCATGA